The window ACGCTCCCAAGACGTCAACGTCACCATCGAAGGCGAATACGCCATCACTACCGTCGATCAGGTTTTCTACAATCCCAACGCCCAGCCTCTGGAAGCCATCTACTCATTTCCAGTACCGGAAAAGGCCGCTGTCTCCCAGTTCACTTATTGGATCAACGGCGCGCCTGTTCATGGCGAAGTCGTCGCAAAAAAACAGGCTAGAGAAATCTATGAGCAGGAAAAATCGGAAGGTCGCAACGCCGGCCTGACAGAACAGGACGCCTATAAAACATTCGACATTTCCATCAGCCAGGTATTACCGCAACAGGAAACCAAAATTCGTTTGGTGTATTTGCAGCCAGTGCATATGGACACCGGAATTGGTCGTTACGTTTACCCACTGGAAGAAGGCGGCGTAGATGAGGAGAAAATGGCTTTCTGGACCGCCAACGAGACAGTGAAAGAACGCTTCAGCTTCAATCTTGATTTACGCAGCGGCTACCCGGTGGAAGCCTTGCGTTTACCCGAACACCCACAGGCGCAGATCACGCGAATGGACGAGCAGCGCTGGACGGTTTCCTTGCAGTCAGCCCCTCAAAGCCAGGCAGCCGCACAGGAAGGCGCCGCCAATACGCCCACCGCCGCTCCCAGCGCCTACCGACTGGATAAAGACATCGTGGTCTACTGGCGGCAACAACAGAATCTGCCTGGCTCCGTCGACTTGATCACCTATAAAGAGCCAGGCAAAGACAAAGGGACCTTCATGCTCACCGTGACGCCTGGAGACGACCTGCCAGCCATCACCGAAGGGCGCGACTGGACGCTGGTGCTGGACCGCTCCGGCTCTATGTCAGGCAAGTTCTCTACCTTGCTGGAAGGACTGCGTAAAGGGTTCGCCAAGTTCAACAGCAATGATCGCGTTCGCGTCATCATGTTCAACGACAATGCTACTGACATCACCAACGGGTGGGTGCAGGCGACGCAGGAGAATCTGCAGCGGGTAGTCAGCGCCGTCGAGAATGCAGGACCCAACGGCGGCACCAACCTCATGTCAGCCATCCAAGGCGCGCTCACCGGACTTGATGCGGACCGCACCAACGCCATCTGGCTGGTCACCGACGGCGAAGCCAATGTCGGCGAAACCAAACAAAAGGCGTTTATTGAGTTATTGGAGAAAAAGGATATTCGCCTGTTCACGTTCATTATGGGCAACTCCGCCAACCGTCCTCTGCTGGAAGCGATCACCAAGCACAGTAACGGCTTCGCCATCAGCGTCAGCAATAGCGATGACATTATCGGTCAGCTCATGCTGGCCGCCAGTAAGGTCGACCACGCCGCTCTGCATGGCGCTAACTTGAAGATTTCAGGCATTAAAACTGCGGATGTCTTCCCCAAACAAATCGGCAGCGTTTATCGCGGCCAGCAATTAGTGATGTTTGGGCATTACTACGGTTCCGGGCAGGCTAAGGTGGAGCTGACAGGCAAAGTCTCAGGGTCGCCTATCCGCTATCAGACTCAGTTCGAAGTTAAAGACGGAACCCTGCATCCTGAACTGGAGCGTCTCTGGGCCTTCGCGCAGATCGAAGACCTGATGGATCAGCAGCAGGATTATGGCGAAGATGCGGATCGTAAACAGGCTGTCACGGATTTAGCCGTCGAGTACGGACTGGTGACCGACTACACCTCCATGCTGGTGCTGGATGAGGGACGTTTTGAACATTACGGGGTGAACCGTCGTATCGGAGATCGCATCCAGCGCGAGGAGTCCGCCCGGGAAGTAAGAGCGCAACAACCTGCGCAATCTCACCGGGTAGACTCTCAACAGCCGATGTACACCAAGAGCCGTCCATCATTTGGCGGAGGCGGCGGTGGCGGGGCCATCGACGGATTCATGCTGGCGCTGCTGGGTGCACTGGCCATAGCCGGACGTTGCTTCCGACCTCGTAAGCGCTAACTTCGGGAAACAGCAAAGAGACGGAACCTTCCGTCTCTTTTTCTTTTTAAGACAATGACATAAATGTCTACTGCCTGGCTTGATCGGCGCAATGGCGCTGGTATAGCATGACCGGCCAATCGCGCCATCCCATATAAGGACAACCGTCGCTAAATGGCTAATTTCAATACACATCTTCTCGGCGGAGCCGCCGCATCCGGCGTGTTGACCTCCACCCTGCTATTGACCGGTTTATTCACCCCAGGGCAAGGCATGGCGCTGTGGGTAGCGGGAACCCTGGCGGGCCTGGCGCCAGACCTGGATGCAGACACCACAGCCATATTAAAAGGACTGTTCAGCGCTCTGGGCGTGATGGCTTCCTTTATCATACTGTTTGCGTTCCCTGACCTGCCTTTGTTGCCATTGTGGGGAGCCATGCTGGTGGCGTTCCTTGCAGTCCGTATTGGCGTACTGCAAGTGTTCGCCCACCTCACGGAACATCGCGGCTCTTTCCACTCACTACTAGCCGCCGCCAGCTTTGGGCTGGGTTCCGCGTTTTTATGCTGGCGCTTCATCGATCAAGGCGTGGACTTCGCCTGGGCCCTGGGAGCTATGGTCTTCGCCGGCTATATCGTCCACCTTATTCTTGATGAATGTTACGCGGTGAATCTGGCGGATATGGAGTTCAAGCGTTCATTCGGAACCGCGCTGAAGCCAGTGAGTATCGACAACTGGTGGGCCAGCGGACTCTTTCTCGCCATCGCCATCTATTGCGCCCTACAACTGCCACCGCCGCACAAGTTGCACCTTGAAGTGGTCAGGCTGGCCACTCTGGATCATATGTGGCTGTCGCGCTCGTAAAGCTTAAAATTAATGCCAATACCCATCTGGAATAGCCGCGCCCCTATCACTTATAAAGGGGCGCCGACTTCAACGTGACCAGGGAAATTTCTGGAGGAACCCGAAAACGCACAGGCAGAATGCTGGTCCCCACTCCCGGGGTCACAAACATCTGGCGACCGTCCTCATCAATAGGCCCAATGGCGAATCGCTCCCCGTATTGAGAAGGCACAATGGGCCGACCGATCAATGGCAGGTTAACCTGACCGCCATGGGTATGACCGGCGAAAGTCAGGGATACGTGGCGGGGAATGTCATAAAACACATCAGGGTTGTGAGTGAACGCCAGTACAGGCGCTTCCGCCGGGATGTCGCCCAGGGCTTTGGCGATATCATGCGCGCCTTCCCAATAATCGCTGATTCCAGCCAGCCAGAACTGGCAATCTCCCTGAGTCAGCTGTGTGGAAGCGTCTTCCAAAAACTCGATATGGGTTCCCGTAAAAGCGTCGAGGATCAATTGCGGGCCATGCCACCAATCATGATTGCCCATAACGGCGTATACGCCCAGGCTGGCTTGTAGCCGGTCCAGCTCAGCGGCGATGTCGCGCGGCTCCGCAAACTCGCCGCCAATCACACCCTGGATAACGAAATCTCCCGCCAGCAACACCAGGTCCGGCCTCAACGCATTGGTCTCGTCAACCAGTTCTCTCAACCGGGATAAGCTATTGTGCGGCGATCCTACATGCAGGTCGGCCATCACCGCCACCTGTAACCCATCGCACGACGGCGGCCAGGGACGAATGGCGATACTGACTTCATTTTCAACCAACGACGCAGGCTCGATCCAAAACGCCCAGACGCCGAGCGCGATGCTCAACACAGCCAGGCCCATCATAATACGACGAAAAATTATCACTGCTTTGGGCTCCCGACCGCCTCTCGTTTATTCAATTTCCCGCGCCGGATTTTTTGCGCAAGTGGTAGGTCAACGTCATGGCGATACAATGACGCAACGCCTCTACGGGAAGATCATCCGCCACATCAAACAGAATGCTGCGGTTTCCCTCAAAGCGAAACTCATCGCCATAGATGCGCCGAAACGTCTCCACCAAAGTTGTCTGGCAGTGGAAATAAATCGCATATCCAGAAGACGAAGACTTTAAGCGATCAATTCTGAGGGTACTGCCGCTTTTCGTCTTTGTGGTCAGATAGCTGGGCTGCCCCCATTTGAGCGTTTCTTCCAACTCGCCCACGCCTTCAGTGCTTCTCGCCACGTCAAAAATCAAATCACGCAGGAACAACAATTTTGCTCTCACTTCATCCGGGTACGCGGCGAATGTCGCCTGTACCTGCGCATCAGCGAATTCAACATTGGCGTCGCTCATTTGGCTTCCTTCAATCAGAATCGACGGAGTAAAAACTCGCCGTGTTTAAGTTGGGGTCAGCGTCTCAACGCAGGGCGCTTGCAACGCCCTGACAACGCATCGTTAACAATTTATTGCAACACAGTCTTTAAAGCGCGCAGCGCGGGCGGTTTATAATCGGACTTTTGGCTCTCCAGCGCACTTTACGAGGACGTAATTTTTACGATGAAAAGATGGTTGCTGCAATTATTGGTGGTTGTCGCGCTGGTTCCCGCAGTCTGGTTTATCTCTACGCCGGATCAACGCAAAACCTATCTGAATGTGCTGAATCTGCCGCAAGATCCCTCATGGCTGCACGAAGCTAATTTACTTGCCCTGCCAGGTAAAACACCGCAGCAACCGCCCGAAGCAGAACCTTTGACGGACGGATCATCCACGCCGGAGGCGCCAGCCTCATCGTCTACTTCATCAAATTCATCAAAAGACGCAGCGCCTAACGTAATGACCGCTTTGCGGCAAATGGCGCACAGCGCCCTACCTCAAACTATGTGCGGAAAAACCGCCACTCGCGACATCCGCGACGTGGAAACGCCACAGATTTACAAGTGGACTGACGCCAATGGCCGCGTCCATTTCTCGGATAGCGCCCAGAACAAAAGCGCACAATTCGTGGGCGAAAGCTACGCCTCACAGAAGAAGTATTTCGATTTCAAATTGACCAGCAAAGGCATGCCCCGCAACGGCCTGGTGGAAGACAAGATAAGAGCGGCCGCCCAACAGGTTTATACGCAACTGGAAGCTTATCTCGCGCCTGAACGCCGCAGACAGATCATTCTTAACCTGGAGCTTTACGGCGATCGCGCAGAGTACGAAGCTCTGCGCAAAAAAGTGTTCCCCGGTTTCAACGCCGCCGCGTTCTTCTCCCATGGGGCCAACACCATTTATATGGTTAACGAGGACCAGCTGGAAACCACTGTCGCTATCGCCAAACACGAAGTGGTTCACGCCGTTCTGGCGGGCCTGGTTGGCCCCATGCCCACATGGCTCAACGAAGGCATGGCGGAATACCTGGAGCACGGCGGACTGCCGTACAAGGCGCTCCCTATTGATTTGAACGAGAACGCTATCAACCAGTTGCTCGCCAAAGAGCACCAGGACTTCTATAACGCCAGCGCAGAAAGCAACTATATGGCGTCACATAAATTGGTGGCGTACCTGAACAGCTCTGGCGAAGGCCGTCGCGTGATTGCAGACATTTTTAATAGCCTTGCCGAAGCGCCATGCAGCCAGGTTGATAGCCTCGGAGCCGTCACGGGCGCGATGGGGGATGTGGGTCATCTGGCCAAATTGCTCTAAGCTCCGCGCTCGCCACTATTGTGCGCCGTTCCCATCCAGCGACCATTGCCAAAACCGCTCCCTGGCGTTGCTGGGACGGCTATTAGTCATAAATAAGCCGAAAGTCCGGTATCGCGGCTCCACCTCTATAACCCCGTGCAGACAGGCGGCGGAGCGTGGCGGGTTGACCAGCGCAGAGGCCGCCTGCATCCAAACAGGGTTCTCCGCGCCGCCAGCCTTCTGACTGAAGCGAAGCATGTTATAGGGCGTGGGAAATGGCAGTGTCAGCCTGCCCTGCTCTTCGTCCAGCATGTAGTCGCTGGACAGTGAAGCGTCCGTGTGGATGCGAATGGCGCTTTCGTTGCTGCTGTATGGGTCAGGACTCCAGATATAGCTGATGGCGACCTCCGACTCCGCTGGAGCGACGATATGCAATTCGTCATCCAACCAGCATGAATAGGTCACCGCCAGATGCTCAATATTTTCATAGCGCTTGCCATCCAACTCCAGGCTCAAACGCAACACTTCCGTTCCGGCGGGCTTTTGTAAAACGGCATGTCTGATCATCTCGCCATCAGGCATGCGCCAGACTTCATTTCCCACTAATTCAATAACGCCTTCAGCCGCTTTTGGCGAGGCGGCCAAACTACGTCTCGCATCCCATTCCCCCTGGATAAAAATACCGGACGTCGCCTCCGCCAACCAGACCGGCGTCGCCCCCAATATCAGCATGCGAAACAACAACAAAGCGATATGCGCCATGGAAACGCGGTAAGCAGCGGAGAGCCCCCATACAAACAAGGTCAATATGGCGGGCGCCAGCACCAACAGGCATAGATAGAAGACGCCCAATCCCTCCATACCGGAAACAGTGGAAGGAAGCAGAATCGTCGCGCCGACTGCGCCCGCGACGCCAATAGCCAGGATCAGGTGCACGCCAATGGCGCTGAACCAGTCCAGAGGATAGTCTGGTCTACGACGAAGCCCGTTGCGACAGGCGAACAAAAGGAGGACGGCTAAAGCCAATACAAAAAGGATTTTCAGGCTGGGCAGGACATATAAGTAAAAAATCGCCGTCACAGTACGTCTCCAGTAAGGAAAAGGTATCTGAAAGCCTAGCTTTCACAGTAACCCATAACCAGATCAGTGATAAAAGTATCGCATAGCGAGACGACAAGACGTAACGACAACCATGCACGCCCAGACAAACGCCCCAACTTAGTTAACGCTGCGACAGGTCCTCACAGCGTTAACTATAGTCCGCTGGCGTCACTGGCGGGAGGTTTCATACTCTTGAATCGCCCACAGAATTCTACGCGCCCCTCTCATCACTGTTTCATCATTGGGATGAATGCCATCGCCACGATGTTCGAATGTACGCCAGGGATTTACCAGCAGAGCGCCTTCAAGCTCATCATGAATCCGGTGCGCATATAAGCGGCTGAAGAATTTGAAATCATCACTACTCATCGCCCAGGTCAGTCCGGACAAACTGGCGAAAAGAGACAGATCAAGATCATCCGGATTCGGATAAAGTGGATATACCGGAGTGAGACCCAGGTCCAGCACTTGTTGGCCAATAGCAATCAGGCGATCCACCGCCGCATTCATTTCCGCATAACTGCATATGGCGGTCTTAGATTGTTCGATACCGAATGAGTCGGAATGCAGACAGTCGTTGCCAATACTGATGATCACATAATCCGCGTTGTATCCGGTTAAACCAGACGGGCCATATTGCGCCACCCGCATTAACGCTTTTTGCAGTTGTGTCGAGTAACTGTCCCAGCGCGCAGAACCGCATTCCGGATTACAACTGATTCGGCTGAAGGTGGTGGCGCCCGCCTGCGCCTCGCTTTTGACTTTCACCCCATATCGCATCAACGCCGCGCCCAGGTCGACATAATCCCCGGAACCAACCGATATCCCCGCCAATGGTCCTTGCAGGTCGGAGTTTAGAGGCGTGTCGCCACTGGCGTAGGAGGCGCCGATCAGCAACACAGGCTTATCGATCGCTGCGACGGAAGTGGTCAGAAAAATTCCTGTGGCGAGCAGTAGTCTCACAATCAGTTGTAATGCGTTCACTTTTTTCATTCTCCGTGTGGTTTAACCAGTACCTCACCCTTTAGTCGCCTGGGTCTCCCATCGCCAGGACAAACTTGGCGACAGTTCGCTATCAGGATGTAACGCATTTATAACAACTCCAAGCACATTGAAAAACGCACGATTGTTACATGGCGGAACGTAACAAAGCATATATGCTGAATAATGTTTGTTTTCAGAACATTTCAAAAAGCAGAGCAGTCAGATCATGAATGCGGAATTTTTCCACCAGCCCCGCCCATTTCGAAAAAGCGACTTTGCCCAGCGCCTGAAAGAGCTGCGCAGTCATTTCGGCTACACCCAGCAAAAGGTGGTGGATGGCGTCAATGAGATCCTGCCGTTAATCCAACCCCGCCCCCACCCGCTTTGCCGCAGCCGATACGCCAAGTGGGAATTGAACAACCGCACAGAAATGCCGGACTATCCAGAGCTGCTAGCCTTGTGCCACTACTTTGAGCAAGAACCTTACTACCTGCTTACTGGCGTCAACGGGCCTCGCAAGTCCCGCAATAGTCAGCATGCGCTGGATACCCTTTACAGCCGCTGGGAAGAAGACATTCACTTCAAGTACGTCGTAAAAATGTTGCTGGAGCGCACTCCCGAAGCCACCCGAAGACTGGCGGAATTAATCGACGTTCTGACATTAGGCGACCGCAGCCTGCTCAATAACCACAAAAACAGGGCGAACTGATATCCCGCAGAGCGAAGCAACTTTTTCCTAACTTTCATCCTTAGGGTAAACCCCATATTGCCCCTCGGCGATAGAGTCTGCACACTGCTTACTACCCTAAGCATCAGAAACAAAAGGATATTTTATGAAGTCCGCACTAGGAGCCCTGTTTGGGTGCGCGCTCTCTGGAGCCTGTTTCGCCACCAATTTGAACATTGTCGACTACGGCGCCACGCCGGATGACTATAACGATGACGACGCCATCGCCATTAACGCCGCCATTAACGCCGCGCGTGATGGCGACGTCGTCATCGTTCCTGAAGGGACGTTTCATATTCGCGAAACGATCAACCTGAAAAGTAACGTCAGCCTGAAAGGTGAAGGTTACGCCAAGTCAGGCATTGCTGCGTTATTTGAGGGGGATGATCCAGAAGATATCGTCCTTAAAGGCAAGAACGTCACTAAAGTAACTATTTCCGGCCTGCGGCTTAAAACCAACTTGAGCGGTGGCGTTAAAGCATTGGTCTATATCAAGAACTCTTCCGACGTCACTATCGACGACGCCAGTTTTCACCGATTTAAACGTCATGGCGTTTACTTCAGCAACACCGTGAACGGAAAGGTTCTGAACTCCAAGTTTCAGGAAGCCACCGAAATTAATACTGGCGGTTATGGCTATGGCGTGGTTTACACCGATGGATGTGAAGGCGGCAGAGTAGAAAACAGCGACTTTAATGGCCCGGATATCCGTCACGGCGTCGTCGTGCAAGGCGGAGACGCCAACGGTCCCAGCCACGGCGTCGTGATCCGGGACAACCGCTTTGTGCACACCGCTCAGGACGCCATCGACCTGCATGGTTACGGCGAGTACGGCAACTATGTCATGTACAACACCATCCAGGGCGACCCGGACAGTGACACTATTGGACGTGGAATTGGCGTCGGCGAAGACGTTCACGGTCCCTCAGGAAGCGGCAACGTCATCAAATACAACATTATCCGCGATACCCGTTACGGCATTCATGTACTGACCGGTTCCCCCAACGTCACCATCCGATACAACGAAATTTACGACTGCAAGCGCTACGGTATTTACATCCAGAATGGTCCCGATGCGGATATTCGCGACAATAAAGTCGAGGGCTGTGAAAAATGGGGCATTTACGTAGAGAAAGGCGACAACACCGTTATCCGCAAAGCGGAGACAGGTAACCAGGTCCATAACAACGGGCTGGGCGGCTCAAGCTTTGGGGGCGTACGCGTTGATGCAGACAATTCAGGTCTGGATATTCAGGACAACGATTTCTGCAATAACGAAAGCAAAGGCGGCGTAAACCTCTCATTCGCAGGCCAGGGCACGGTTAAAAACAACCTTTGCCAATAACTTCTTTAGATCCTTGAAATTGCCAGACTACAGACTGCCGCCTCAGCAAGGTCAAGCAGGCTGAACTCGCGCCAACTTGGACCGTCATATGCCTGGCGTCAAACCCCAGGCTTCCAAATTGCGCTTCCGCTCTGCGGAGTCAGACGCACTATTAATCAGGCAGACAAATAGCTTCCTTCTATTTGTCTGCAACGACAGGGCCTGCACCCTGTCTCCCGCGGCTTAAGCCACGCAGGCGCGTCCATGCGCCTGATGATTAACATGCCAATATCATTGCCATGTTAATAACCACCCTAAACATCAGAAACAAAGGATATTTTATGAAATCAGCACTAGGAGCCCTGTTTGGGTGCGCGCTCTCCAGCGCCTGTTTCGCCACCAACTTGAACATCATCGACTACGGCGCCACGCCAGACGACCACAGCGACGATGACTCCATCGCCATCAACGCCGCCATTAACGCCGCTCGCGATGGCGATACCGTTATCATTCCTGAAGGCGCCTTTCACACCCGCGAGGAAATCATACTGAAGAGTCGCGTTAACTTGAAAGGCGCGGGGTACGCCAAATCAACGATTACTGCGGTATACAGCAGTAAGGACAATGACGACGAACATAAAACCTTAATTAAAGGCAGGTACCTGTTTTCGGTCAGCATATCCGGGCTGAGACTGAAAACTATCCATCCAGAGGGAGTCAATAAGCTGATTTCCATCATAGATTCTGAAAACGTCAGCGTTAATGAAAGCAGTTTTCACCGATTTGAAGAGCATGCCGTTTATTTTTATAACACCGTCAACGGCAGAGTCGCCAACTCCCGGTTTCAGGATGCAACGAATACAATCGATGGAGGACATGGCTATGGCGTGGTCTACACAAGCGGGTGTAATGCAGGCAGAGTGGATAACAGCTACTTCTATGGCCCCGATATTCGTCACGGCGTAGTGATTCAAGGGGACAAAAAAATAAACCGCCCCAGCCACGGTATAACTGTAAACAGCAATTACTTCAAAGACACAAAACAAGACGCCATTGATCTACATGGGTCAGGCGAGTACGACAACCTTGTCATAAACAATACAATCGTGGGCGACCCCAACGACAAAGCGTTAGGCCGAGGAATTGGCGTTGGCGAGGATGTGCACGGCCCTTCTGGTAGCGGGAATATCGTTAAAAACAACATTATCCGTAATACTCTTTACGGTATACATGTTCTGGCTGGTTCGCCCGACGTCAAGATCTCGGGGAATAAAATATACAATTGCAATCGCATGGGTATATTCATTGAGAAAGGGCAAAACGTAGATGTACGAGCCAACACAATAGAAGGCTGCAGATGGTGGGGCATTTATGTGGAGAATGGCGACAATACCACCATCGCTTCAGGAAGCAAGACTACAAACGAAGTCCACGGCAACGGCTGGGGCTCCAGTGACGGCTGGCGTGAAAAAGACTACGGCAACGGCGGTGTACGCGTAGAGAGTCAAAATTCCGGGATGAATGTTCGAAATAATAACTTTTGCGATAACGAGAGCAATGGCGGCCCCAACTTCCTGTTTGAAGGGCAAGGCACAGTCCTGAATAATCAATGTCAGTGAAGAGAACTAAATCTCTCTCACATATGATTAATGCGTCGCCAGGGCAGCCACAAACTGCCCTGGCAGCTTCCCTCTTCTTCAGTCCTGTCACAAACATCGCTAATACTCCGTCCTGGGAAACTCATTTTTCGACAACCAGTAATAGAAGATAGAGTAAATGGTGTCGTAAAAGTCCTGTATCCCATATTCCATTCTTTTGCTGATCAAGCTGGAAGCGCCCGATTTGTAACACTCAATCGCTGTACGTTCGTGGGTGGATTCCGTCAGAACGACAATGGGCGTAAAACGATTATGGTCCGATTTACGGATCGCCTGCATGACTTCATAGCCGCTGGCGATTGGCAACCCCAGATCCACCAGAATGAGGTCGAAGTGGGCGTTGTGAACCTTGAACATCGCCTTGGCGCCATTGTCCACAAACTCACACTGGCATCGAACTTCCCGACGCTCCAGAACCCTGCGCATGAGGTCCACCGTGTCCTGATCGTCCTCAATCACCAGAACCCTGCGATTGTGCGATGTGCTGCTTTCCATTAAACGGTAATCTGCATAAGACACGTTTTTCCGCTCCTTATGAAACGTATGATTCAACGGTTCGCTCAGAGATTGGCGGCGGGAAGGTCGCATTTATGCGAGACGCGGACAATGAGTAAACATAAACGGACACCGGGCTGATCATAACCCGCCAGATGGACCGCTCCCTGGCGATTAGTCGATTAAAGCATAGTTTAGATTGAGAGCTAATACTGAGCTTGTCACACAAACGAAAAAAGCCAGCCTTCTCAGGCTGGCTTTTTCAGCTAAAGCAGCTGGCGATTAGCCTTGCATTGGCACCAGTTTCAGCTCAACGCGACGGTTGGCTGCGCGGCCTTCTGTTGTGCTGTTGGTAGCTACAGGATAACGCGGGCCGTAACCGATGGTCTGAACGCGCGAACTCAACACGCCTTGTGAAATCAGATAACGGCCAACGCTGCTGGCGCGCTGCTCACTCAAACGCTGGTTCAGATCCAGGCTGCCAGTGGAGTCGGTGTGACCGCTAACCTGGATGATAGTCTTGTCGAATTCTTTCAACACCAGACCTACTGAATCCAGAGTGTCATAGAAGTTGGCTTTGACATCTGAACGCCCCGTATCGAAGGTGATGTTGCCGGGCATGACCAGTGTGATCTCGTCGCCGTTACGCACTACGCGCACGCCGGTGCCTTCCAGACGGTGACGCAGCTCAGACTCTTGCTTGTCCATATAGTAGCCGATGCCGCCGCCCACTGTGCCGCCAGCGGCTGCGCCGATCAGAGCGCCCTTGCCGCGATCTTTCTTGCTGGACGTGGCCGCACCGATCGCTGCGCCCGCAACTGCGCCGATCACAGCGCCCGTGGTCGCGTTAGCGGTTTTCTTTTCCCCAGTGTAGGGATCGTAGGTTTGGCATCCAGCGGCCAGGGAACCCGCTACTACAAGAGCACAAAGCTTAAATTTCATTCTCAATCTCCAGATTTATCAGAGTTGGCGGTAATTGTAGTTTCATTTTTCTTAACAGAAGCTGAACGCTGACCAGCGATAGCCCTGTCAAAAGCTTCACTGATCCAGCCAAAGACCCTTGCCCGGATCTCTGGCGACTCGTTTACCAGTTGATGACGTCCCGTCTTCAGATATTGCA is drawn from Hahella sp. KA22 and contains these coding sequences:
- a CDS encoding right-handed parallel beta-helix repeat-containing protein; protein product: MKSALGALFGCALSSACFATNLNIIDYGATPDDHSDDDSIAINAAINAARDGDTVIIPEGAFHTREEIILKSRVNLKGAGYAKSTITAVYSSKDNDDEHKTLIKGRYLFSVSISGLRLKTIHPEGVNKLISIIDSENVSVNESSFHRFEEHAVYFYNTVNGRVANSRFQDATNTIDGGHGYGVVYTSGCNAGRVDNSYFYGPDIRHGVVIQGDKKINRPSHGITVNSNYFKDTKQDAIDLHGSGEYDNLVINNTIVGDPNDKALGRGIGVGEDVHGPSGSGNIVKNNIIRNTLYGIHVLAGSPDVKISGNKIYNCNRMGIFIEKGQNVDVRANTIEGCRWWGIYVENGDNTTIASGSKTTNEVHGNGWGSSDGWREKDYGNGGVRVESQNSGMNVRNNNFCDNESNGGPNFLFEGQGTVLNNQCQ
- a CDS encoding response regulator, with translation MSYADYRLMESSTSHNRRVLVIEDDQDTVDLMRRVLERREVRCQCEFVDNGAKAMFKVHNAHFDLILVDLGLPIASGYEVMQAIRKSDHNRFTPIVVLTESTHERTAIECYKSGASSLISKRMEYGIQDFYDTIYSIFYYWLSKNEFPRTEY
- a CDS encoding OmpA family protein; amino-acid sequence: MKFKLCALVVAGSLAAGCQTYDPYTGEKKTANATTGAVIGAVAGAAIGAATSSKKDRGKGALIGAAAGGTVGGGIGYYMDKQESELRHRLEGTGVRVVRNGDEITLVMPGNITFDTGRSDVKANFYDTLDSVGLVLKEFDKTIIQVSGHTDSTGSLDLNQRLSEQRASSVGRYLISQGVLSSRVQTIGYGPRYPVATNSTTEGRAANRRVELKLVPMQG